Proteins encoded in a region of the Zea mays cultivar B73 chromosome 4, Zm-B73-REFERENCE-NAM-5.0, whole genome shotgun sequence genome:
- the LOC100502233 gene encoding ribosomal protein S14-like, producing the protein MAAALLRRSPAVRALLSPALSSRLVASKPHSSSPAPPPPAKAASSTKTFSIYRWDPDSPSTKPHLKDYQVDLSDCGPMVLDALLKIKNEQDPSLTFRRSCREGICGSCAMNIDGDNGLACLTKISGASSASTVSPLPHMFVVKDLVVDMTNFYSQYKSVEPWLKRKDQPPQQGKEIPQTKADRAKLDGMYECILCACCSTSCPSYWWNPEEYLGPAALLHANRLPLWGTLIKPKPNMFMHLQARGYHGVSEKRNLRDHKRRLLAEKYELRGKMYKAVCRDPDLPLDMREKFRYKLSKLPRNSSMTRLRNRCIFTGRSRAVYKKFRMSRIVFRTLANKGELMGVKKASW; encoded by the exons ATGGCCGCCGCCCTGCTCCGCCGCTCGCCGGCGGTGCGCGCGCTCCTCTCGCCGGCACTCTCGTCCCGCCTCGTCGCGTCCAAGCCCCACTCCTcgtcccccgcgccgccgccacctGCCAAGGCCGCCTCCAGCACGAAGACCTTCTCGATCTACCGGTGGGACCCGGACTCGCCGTCGACGAAGCCGCACCTCAAGGACTACCAGGTGGACCTGTCCGACTGCGGGCCGATGGTGCTGGACGCGCTGCTCAAGATCAAGAACGAGCAGGACCCGTCGCTCACCTTCCGCCGCAGCTGCCGCGAGGGCATCTGCGGGAGCTGCGCCATGAACATCGACGGCGACAACGGCCTCGCCTGCCTCACCAAGATCTCCGGCGCCTCCTCCGCGTCCACGGTCTCGCCGCTGCCCCACATGTTCGTCGTCAAGGACCTGGTGGTGGACATGACCAACTTCTACAGCCAGTACAAGAGCGTCGAGCCATGGCTCAAGCGCAAGGACCAGCCCCCGCAGCAGGGCAAGGAGATCCCGCAGACCAAGGCCGACCGGGCCAAGCTCGACGGCATGTACGAGTGCATCCTCTGCGCCTGCTGCTCCACCTCCTGCCCGTCCTACTGGTGGAACCCGGAGGAGTACCTCGGCCCGGCCGCGCTGCTCCACGCCAACAG GCTTCCGCTGTGGGGGACGCTTATCAAACCGAAACCCAACATGTTCATGCACCTTCAAGCTCGAGGATATCACGGGGTGTCAGAGAAGAGAAACCTGCGGGACCACAAACGTAGACTGCTTGCAGAAAAATATGAGCTAAGAGGAAAGATGTATAAGGCCGTCTGTAGGGACCCTGATCTTCCATTGGATATGCGGGAGAAGTTCCGCTATAAACTGTCCAAGTTGCCAAGAAATAGCTCCATGACACGTCTTAGAAACCGCTGCATTTTCACAGGACGGTCTCGCGCTGTCTACAAGAAATTTCGCATGTCCCGTATCGTGTTCCGCACCTTGGCAAACAAGGGTGAACTGATGGGCGTAAAGAAGGCATCGTGGTAG
- the LOC115874042 gene encoding Succinate dehydrogenase [ubiquinone] iron-sulfur subunit 1, mitochondrial-like, whose product MAAALLRRSPAVRALLSPALSSRLVASKPHSSSPAPPPPAKAASSTKTFSIYRWDPDSPSTKPHLKDYQVDLSDCGPMVLDALLKIKNEQDPSLTFRRSCREGICGSCAMNIDGDNGLACLTKISGASSASTVSPLPHMFVVKDLVVDMTNFYSQYKSVEPWLKRKDQPPQQGKEIPQTKADRAKLDGMYECILCACCSTSCPSYWWNPEEYLGPAALLHANRWIQDSRDQFTKERLDAINDEFKLYRCHTIKNCTHACPKGLNPAKQIDTIKKLQLGAPSA is encoded by the exons ATGGCCGCCGCCCTGCTCCGCCGCTCGCCGGCGGTGCGCGCGCTCCTCTCGCCGGCACTCTCGTCCCGCCTCGTCGCGTCCAAGCCCCACTCCTcgtcccccgcgccgccgccacctGCCAAGGCCGCCTCCAGCACGAAGACCTTCTCGATCTACCGGTGGGACCCGGACTCGCCGTCGACGAAGCCGCACCTCAAGGACTACCAGGTGGACCTGTCCGACTGCGGGCCGATGGTGCTGGACGCGCTGCTCAAGATCAAGAACGAGCAGGACCCGTCGCTCACCTTCCGCCGCAGCTGCCGCGAGGGCATCTGCGGGAGCTGCGCCATGAACATCGACGGCGACAACGGCCTCGCCTGCCTCACCAAGATCTCCGGCGCCTCCTCCGCGTCCACGGTCTCGCCGCTGCCCCACATGTTCGTCGTCAAGGACCTGGTGGTGGACATGACCAACTTCTACAGCCAGTACAAGAGCGTCGAGCCATGGCTCAAGCGCAAGGACCAGCCCCCGCAGCAGGGCAAGGAGATCCCGCAGACCAAGGCCGACCGGGCCAAGCTCGACGGCATGTACGAGTGCATCCTCTGCGCCTGCTGCTCCACCTCCTGCCCGTCCTACTGGTGGAACCCGGAGGAGTACCTCGGCCCGGCCGCGCTGCTCCACGCCAACAG GTGGATACAGGACAGCCGTGACCAGTTCACCAAGGAGCGCCTGGACGCCATCAACGACGAGTTCAAGCTGTACCGCTGCCACACCATCAAGAACTGCACGCACGCCTGCCCCAAAGGCCTGAACccggcaaagcagatcgacacgaTCAAGAAGCTCCAGTTGGGTGCCCCAAGTGCCTGA